In the genome of Populus trichocarpa isolate Nisqually-1 chromosome 10, P.trichocarpa_v4.1, whole genome shotgun sequence, the window AGAATGGAAACCAAATTTATAGAGATTTTAGGGGGGCAATAAACCTTTTCTACCAGTAGCAATCCAAGAGCGAACTCCTCCGCGGTTACCAACATTAGCTGCATATATCAAGGAAGCCTCATCAAATGGCCCTTATCGTACGTATAGAAAATCAGCTTGAACTTCTAGCATAATACCGTCAATTGATTTCACAGTTGCACAGAGACCAGAATAGCTGCTGATAAGGGATCCATTATTGTTTAACTCCCACATCTgttgaaattaagagtttgctTTCAAATACCACTCGTAAATGTaaaattcacaagaaaaaaatgtcaCCCGGCAGACTGGCTGTGAGCAGAAAAACACAAGCATTCTGGcaaaccaattaaatatatatgcatAATGACATTTTAATTTGGAGCTTCAACTGTCAATCAGACTTCTCCAAATTCCAGCTATATGTAtttgttaaattgtttaatgtcgTTTTATCTCCTTTGCATTCCACCAAAATCTTACAGGATACTAGCCTCTGTGCCTTTGTTAGATGCTAGGGAACTGTGAATGAAGATATACCTGGTTGGCATCTGATCTGCAAGGGGAGAAGGAACCActcttaaattcttttgaagTACGCTTCTTTCTTGGAGATGCATCCAAACAAAACTCCATTCCATCACTAGCTAATAAATGGAGCTCTCCTTGATTGTAAATTAACCTCTCATCACTACATTGCCATTCACAGGATCACATAGTGAAAATAATAGTACTTTGTTGTTTGGAACAACTTAAATAAGAAAGGTGAAAGTGCATACGAAGACAAAAGAGGTTTTTGCTTGTATAAGCATAAAGGTTCATGGCTTCCCATGTGCTCTTTCCAGCATATCTGGTCAAGATCTTGGTCAAGAGCTTCAATTGACCAACCATTAACTTTGGGATGATTGCAGCTAGTGAAACCCAGAAACTGTGCATGTGATTTGCCAACTTCCTTCAAACATCTTCTCGATCTTTGGCTGTGAGCTGTGGTCTTATGTGCAGAACCCTTTGTGCCAGTAACATAAGGAAACTGCATGTGCAATGCGATGATATATCAGAAAAAAACTCAGTAAAAATTCCAAAGACCTCAAAAACTCATTGTTTCACATGCCTCCATATTGTTCGTGCTATAAGAATTTATTTCCAGAATGAAGGGATTGGTGATCAAACTGTATGTGATCTCATCAAGTTTTCTAACATCTCCTCCAAACATTAGAGGGGATCTGGCCATTGCCCACAAAGTCATCTGCGAAGGAAAATATTGTATCAGGTCATTAATAAAGAAGCTTAATTTTTCAACAGTGGACTGACGCACATATAGAGTTGCATGTACACACCTGAGTTTTTTGCTCATCCAGATTAAGGTTACTCATTCTGTATGGTCCTCTGTTAGAACCTAGGATGCAGAAAAGCAATGTGATTATTCAAGTTTTTGTCTTTTCCAGTAGAACTCTTTACTTTAAACACTTTCAAGTTAATCATGAATACCCAGCAACTTATGTGGCAAACCCCTAGACCCAAGGTAAAAACCAGTCCAAATGTATACTTTTCAATTGACTTGTCACTAGGATGTGTGTCGTTCCTGTTAATTACCATGATAAACACAAGAGTGCATGGACAAGTTATGCTGTTTTGCTACCCCAATGTAACAGCAAGCATTCCACTGCTTCGTTCAATTTATATGTCAGTAATCTATGTTGCAATCAGCTTTCCTATACTCAGTCTCAAcaaccctttaaaaaataaaattacttaaaatgTGCTAGAATTAAAGAGAACAATCTGCTAATTTTTATCACCTGGATCTGTAAGCCATCCTAGGGGCAGCATATCCAAGTCAGGCCATGATCTCCCCAGCAAGCCCTTGGCACCAATCTTATTAGCAGCAGCGAAGTCTctgaagtagaagaacaagatattgcataaaaaaaatgaaagaatagaAGAAAAGCACCAATTAGGGGCAAGGATCTACATATAATTTGAACTTTAGGctcttttttaacatgaaaacttTAATCCACCTTGAAACATCGAAATGAGCTGCAACATCCCCCCATGTATCCCAATCATCCCCTGTTACCCTGTACATGTTGACTAACCCACTTATATCTTTCGCCATGGTTGGTGTCGCGCTAGTTCCAGGAGACAAAGAATACAGAATGGGACGATTGAGCTTTTGCAGAACCTGAACAAGTGCTCTtcatatatcatcatcatctctattCGGAAAAGATTGAAGCATAAAATTTATGCACCAGAAAGTGATGTATACCTCTGACACAAACGTTATTTCATCAACATCCAAGTCATCACCAAATACACAATCATGTTTCACtgcaaataaaagagaaaaaagaacatcaaaattattaaaacaaagaaagactGACATGAAGCCACTAAGAAAATGTAATGGTATAAATAACAGGAGGAAAGATTGAAATGTACGGAATTCACAATTTTGTAATAAATGCgagtcaaattttttaattcctGGCTTGATTTACAGTAGCAAACAAACCAAATTGTTTGTGACCAGTTCTGGGCTCAACTCCATATAGATGAACAGAATAGCTAGattttaaacaaacaaacacatattCAGCACAAACAGGGCAACTAAGCATCCTAAAAAAACTACAGCTCAGCCTTTAccgaaataaattttttttttttttgtttctttccacAAAAATTGATATCTATACAGGTTTGGTACTAGTTCTGTCAGTATGACTTGTGTATCCAAACTTTGCACTTTCATTTCTTGGCTGAGTGTACAACCTTGAGCTCAAGATAAATTTTGGAGGTTCTTAAATAAACCATAAGAAGCTTGCAAACTTGCCTAAGGCTAGTTCGAGCTTAAAATGCTTGAAGAGGTCAAAACTCTACTAGACTCATTTGCGATATTACTATCGAGTCCTTCCAGGACCTTCATAATATAATCCCCACATTATTACATAAACAATAATTCATCCATGCTTCCTATAATGGAAATTCTCAAAAGATGCAACGCTACTTCGAGAAATTATTTTACCGTTTTTAATCagtaaaaagtaaaattcattCTCTAGAAAATGTTGAGACTTGAGATACACCCTATTGGAGTCACAGACTTCTTAATGTGTTGGGTAAGATGGAAAAATGCGGGTTTCAGTTAATTAGTAATTACCAAAATCAACACCCCACTCAGCATACTGTTCATAAAGTGACCTCAAGAATGCTCTTCCTGCTCCCAACTTAGTATTTACACTCATGAAACCATGTGACATCCATGCACAAGCTCTTTCCTTGATCCCTATGTCTTTTGCCCGCCATTGTCGTCCAGACTCTTCATAAGCACCTCcctaataaaaattgaaatttagcATTAACTTTTGATAGCAAATCGATTAGATTGTTAACTTTATGCCTTATATCAGACCTTTCACCTGACTAGtctatttttatgatgataaagTTTGCAAGACTCTGCAATCTGGGCATGCaagggaaaagagaagaaatactTCTCccggtgaaaaaaaaaacatgaaaacaaaagaaaaataaagaaaacaaaagatgagAGAAGAATGAATCCTAATTGATAATAAAGAACAATACCGTGGTAGTATCCAAGATGAGGGTGTTCGCATCATATGCCTGTCTACTTAATCCTCTCATAACATGAA includes:
- the LOC127903900 gene encoding uncharacterized protein LOC127903900; protein product: MRIQLLSSLFLFSFGSYLYRVSSQPEHASFPPRGWNSYDSFCWILSEEDFLQSAGIISQRLKPYGYEYAVVDYLWYRKNVPGAYPDSLGFDVIDEWGRMIPDPDRWTSSKDGKGFTEVAKKVHSMGLKFGIHVMRGLSRQAYDANTLILDTTTGGAYEESGRQWRAKDIGIKERACAWMSHGFMSVNTKLGAGRAFLRSLYEQYAEWGVDFVKHDCVFGDDLDVDEITFVSEVLQKLNRPILYSLSPGTSATPTMAKDISGLVNMYRVTGDDWDTWGDVAAHFDVSRDFAAANKIGAKGLLGRSWPDLDMLPLGWLTDPGSNRGPYRMSNLNLDEQKTQMTLWAMARSPLMFGGDVRKLDEITYSLITNPFILEINSYSTNNMEFPYVTGTKGSAHKTTAHSQRSRRCLKEVGKSHAQFLGFTSCNHPKVNGWSIEALDQDLDQICWKEHMGSHEPLCLYKQKPLLSSDERLIYNQGELHLLASDGMEFCLDASPRKKRTSKEFKSGSFSPCRSDANQMWELNNNGSLISSYSGLCATVKSIDANVGNRGGVRSWIATGRKGEIYVALFNLNSEKTVISATISDLTKALPGKNLNATSCFGREVWSGKDFGEIKDSISMEVEIHGCALFVLNCP